Genomic segment of Streptococcus pneumoniae:
ACTAAGGGCGTTAAAAACGTACAGTGAAAATAGGGAAGTGACGTGGTGTCTCTTGGACACAAGGAACTTCATCTTTTTCACCTAGCGTTTAGCCCGAGTTCAATTAAGATACAGAGACGCAGAGAGCAAGGACAAAATAGGTAAACTGACAACGAAGCTTGAGCTTCTAGGAAGTTTTATCTTTTTGGACTGGTTGCTCTCAAGTTGAGTTCAATTAAATCATTTCATTGAAAACGTATCTTTTACCAGCTTACAAACTAAACAAGCATGTTAGAACGGGTAGGTCTGCCTATCCGTTTTTTTCTAAAATATGCTATAATGAACTGTAAACAAATTTAACTAAATATAGGAGAACATAATGGCACGCGAATTTTCACTAGAAAAAACTCGTAATATCGGTATCATGGCCCACGTCGATGCCGGTAAAACAACTACAACCGAGCGTATTCTTTACTACACTGGTAAAATCCATAAAATCGGTGAAACACACGAAGGTGCTTCACAAATGGACTGGATGGAGCAAGAGCAAGAACGTGGTATCACAATCACATCTGCTGCGACAACTGCACAATGGAACAACCACCGCGTAAACATCATCGACACACCAGGACACGTGGACTTCACAATCGAAGTACAACGTTCTCTTCGTGTATTGGACGGTGCGGTTACCGTTCTTGACTCACAATCAGGGGTTGAGCCACAAACTGAAACAGTTTGGCGCCAAGCAACTGAGTACGGAGTTCCTCGTATTGTATTTGCCAACAAAATGGACAAAATCGGTGCAGACTTCCTTTACTCAGTAAGCACTCTTCATGATCGCTTGCAAGCAAATGCTCACCCAATCCAATTGCCAATCGGTTCAGAAGACGATTTCCGTGGAATCATCGACTTGATCAAGATGAAAGCTGAAATCTACACAAATGACCTTGGTACAGACATTCTTGAAGAAGATATTCCTGCTGAATACCTTGACCAAGCTCAAGAATACCGTGAAAAATTGGTAGAAGCAGTTGCTGAAACTGATGAAGAATTGATGATGAAATACCTTGAAGGTGAAGAAATCACAAATGAAGAGTTGAAAGCAGCTATCCGTAAAGCAACAATCAACGTTGAATTCTTCCCAGTATTGTGTGGTTCTGCCTTCAAAAACAAAGGTGTTCAATTGATGCTTGATGCGGTTATCGATTACCTTCCAAGCCCAGTTGATATCCCAGCAATCAAAGGTATCAACCCAGATACAGATGCTGAAGAAGAGCGTCCAGCTTCAGATGAAGAGCCATTTGCAGCCCTTGCCTTCAAAATCATGACTGACCCATTCGTAGGTCGTTTGACATTCTTCCGTGTTTACTCGGGTGTTCTTAACTCAGGTTCATACGTAATGAACACTTCTAAAGGTAAACGTGAACGTATCGGACGTATCCTTCAAATGCACGCAAACAGCCGTCAAGAAATCGAAACTGTTTACTCAGGTGATATCGCTGCTGCCGTTGGTTTGAAAGATACTACAACTGGTGACTCATTGACTGATGAAAAAGCAAAAGTTATCCTTGAGTCAATCAACGTTCCAGAACCAGTTATCCAATTGATGGTTGAACCAAAATCTAAAGCTGACCAAGATAAGATGGGTGTTGCCCTTTCTAAATTGGCTGAAGAAGATCCAACATTCCGCGTTGAAACAAATGTTGAAACTGGTGAAACAGTTATCTCAGGTATGGGTGAGCTTCACTTGGATGTCCTTGTTGACCGTATGCGTCGTGAATTCAAGGTTGAAGCAAACGTAGGTGCTCCTCAAGTATCTTATCGTGAAACATTCCGCGCTTCAACTCAAGCTCGTGGATTCTTCAAACGTCAATCAGGTGGTAAAGGTCAGTTCGGTGATGTATGGATTGAATTTACTCCAAACGAAGAAGGAAAAGGATTCGAGTTTGAAAACGCAATCGTCGGTGGTGTGGTTCCACGTGAATTCATCCCAGCGGTTGAAAAAGGTTTGGTTGAGTCTATGGCAAACGGTGTTCTTGCTGGATACCCAATCGTTGACGTAAAAGCAAAACTTTACGACGGTTCATACCACGATGTCGACTCATCTGAAACTGCCTTTAAAGTTGCGGCATCTCTTGCTCTTAAAGAAGCAGCGAAAACTGCACAACCTGCTATCCTTGAGCCAATGATGCTTGTAACAATCACAGTTCCAGAAGAAAACCTTGGAGATGTTATGGGGCACGTAACAGCTCGTCGTGGACGTGTAGACGGTATGGAAGCACATGGTAACAGCCAAATCGTTCGTGCGTATGTACCACTTGCAGAAATGTTCGGTTATGCAACAGTTCTTCGTTCTGCATCTCAAGGACGTGGTACATTCATGATGGTATTTGACCACTATGAAGATGTACCTAAGTCAGTACAAGAAGAAATCATTAAAAAACACAACGGTGAAGCTTAATCTCTTCATCTAGCATCTGCTCTTTAGCAGGTGCTTTTTTTAAAAAAATTTTTTAATATTTCTTCAAAAAATCATATTTTTTACGAATAGATAAGTAGAGGAATTTTTTAGGAAAAATGATCTGAAAAATTAGATGTTGATAGATTTTCTTAAAAATATATGCTATAATACCATAAAGAAATATTTAACAAGTCAGTGAGGAGATGGCTATGAGAAAAAAGATGTATAAAGCGAAAAAAAGATGGGTTGTTGCTACTGTTGCTATTGTCGGAATGATTGGAAACGCGGCTGCAGCTGCAGCAGATACGGAGAGTGTAAATACTCAGCCTGTACCAGATGTAAATAGTTCAGAAGTTAAGACCAATGCAGAGCCTACGATAGCAAATTCTGTAGAAATTCCAGAGAAGCCTTCAACAGCTGAAGAAAAAGTCGTAGAGACACCAGCCGTAGCGGTTGAAGAGGATAAGGCTGAAAAAACAGCCCAAGTTGAGACACCAGTTGTATCTGCTGAAGAGAACAAGCTTGAAAGATCAGCCTCAGTTGAGGCACCAGTCGAAGAAAAACAGCAAGGTTCAGCGTCTCAAGGAAATTACCAAGTTGTGAATAAGGTTATTTATTTGGATGCAGGACATGGTGGCAGTGATTCTGGTGCTAGCTATGGAGGCGTTCATGAAAAAGATTTAACTCTATCCATTCATAATCTTGTGAAAGAACAGTTACAAAGTGCTGGGTATGAAGTGAAATCTGCCCGAACTAACGATCGTTATGTTGAATTGCTAGATCGTTCTAGAGATGTGAATCAGTCAGCGTCTGATTTATTTGTCAGCATCCATATAAATGCGTCAAATGCCTCATCTCCACAAGGAATTGAAACTTACTGGTACGAGTATGACCGAGATTATCCTTCGCGTTTGAATGGTCAGTATCACATTGATCCAGAGCGTTTGAAACGCAGTGCCTATTTGGCAGAATCTATTCATAAAAATACGTTAGCCCAAAGTGGAGCAATCAACCGAGGTGTTCGTAGAACAACTTTTTCAGTTTTACGTGAAACAACTGCTCCAGCAGTATTAGTGGAGCTAGGCTATTTATCAACTCCTGCTGAACGTGCTAAATTGGTGAATCGTGACTATCAACAAAGATTAGCAACAGGAATTGTTGATGGTATTTTGGATTACTATCAACATTTCGGTTCAACTGTGACACGTCCAACAGCTACAACACCAAATATTTCAACTTCTAAACCAGCCACTTCCACCTCATCACTTCTACCAGATTCAGGTAGCTATACTTTCAAAGAGGCTGCAGGTGTGAAAAATGAAGCGAAGTTGTCAAGCCCCGACTTAGCGACCTATGAAGCAGGTCAAAGTGTTAACTATGACCGCACCTTGACAGCCGAAGGTTACCAATGGTTGAGCTATGTTTCTTACAGTGGCAGTCGTCGTTATGTACCTGTGGTTAAACTGCAAGAAGCAGTCAAACCGGTCGAAACTAAACCAACGGCGCAGCCGGCTCCAAGTAAACCAGTTGAAAGCAAGCCAGCCGTAGTGAACCAAAATCTCCTTCCAGATTCCGGTAGCTATATCTTCAAAGAGGCTGCAGGTGTGAAAAATGAAGCGAAGTTGTCAAGTCCCGACTTAGCGACCTATGAAGCAGGTCAAAGTGTTAACTATGACCGCACCTTGACAGCCGAAGGTTACCAATGGTTGAGCTATGTTTCTTACAGTGGCAGTCGTCGTTATGTACCTGTGGTTAAACTGCAAGAAGCAGTCAAACCAGTCGAGACTAAACCAACTGAAAGTAAACCATCCGAGACTAAA
This window contains:
- the fusA gene encoding elongation factor G — encoded protein: MAREFSLEKTRNIGIMAHVDAGKTTTTERILYYTGKIHKIGETHEGASQMDWMEQEQERGITITSAATTAQWNNHRVNIIDTPGHVDFTIEVQRSLRVLDGAVTVLDSQSGVEPQTETVWRQATEYGVPRIVFANKMDKIGADFLYSVSTLHDRLQANAHPIQLPIGSEDDFRGIIDLIKMKAEIYTNDLGTDILEEDIPAEYLDQAQEYREKLVEAVAETDEELMMKYLEGEEITNEELKAAIRKATINVEFFPVLCGSAFKNKGVQLMLDAVIDYLPSPVDIPAIKGINPDTDAEEERPASDEEPFAALAFKIMTDPFVGRLTFFRVYSGVLNSGSYVMNTSKGKRERIGRILQMHANSRQEIETVYSGDIAAAVGLKDTTTGDSLTDEKAKVILESINVPEPVIQLMVEPKSKADQDKMGVALSKLAEEDPTFRVETNVETGETVISGMGELHLDVLVDRMRREFKVEANVGAPQVSYRETFRASTQARGFFKRQSGGKGQFGDVWIEFTPNEEGKGFEFENAIVGGVVPREFIPAVEKGLVESMANGVLAGYPIVDVKAKLYDGSYHDVDSSETAFKVAASLALKEAAKTAQPAILEPMMLVTITVPEENLGDVMGHVTARRGRVDGMEAHGNSQIVRAYVPLAEMFGYATVLRSASQGRGTFMMVFDHYEDVPKSVQEEIIKKHNGEA